A window of the Leucothrix mucor DSM 2157 genome harbors these coding sequences:
- a CDS encoding tripartite tricarboxylate transporter substrate binding protein, which yields MRKLLSVALALSVSCTALLASTAAVAEYPEKPVSFVVPWPPGDLEDVLTRMIAEEFQKDYGVAAAVVNKPGGGGGPFPGAVEVAKAPADGYTVGSFIIAVPTIGPQIGIPELTPNPFEPLGNFFTYPFVIAAGKDAPYDDIDGLVAYAKDNDLALGHFGAQLIPTRVTLALAKEKGFEFGSDAAFDDLNCNTLASGDVDVMNTTLQQILPCIDDVKIIASIGAERIPLTPDVPTVAELVPELNVSLWNGLFVHKDTPQIARDKIIASAKKVIASDAAKKLAAETGALIYWQDAEASNKQIEADLETLKVLDKVLEE from the coding sequence ATGCGCAAATTATTATCCGTTGCATTGGCACTTAGCGTGTCTTGCACAGCACTACTGGCTTCAACTGCGGCTGTCGCCGAGTACCCTGAAAAACCGGTCTCCTTTGTGGTGCCTTGGCCACCTGGCGATTTGGAAGATGTTTTGACGCGAATGATTGCAGAAGAATTTCAAAAAGATTATGGCGTTGCAGCCGCTGTCGTAAACAAACCTGGTGGTGGTGGTGGGCCTTTCCCCGGCGCGGTTGAAGTGGCCAAAGCACCAGCAGATGGTTACACCGTAGGCTCATTCATTATTGCGGTTCCAACGATTGGACCACAAATTGGAATTCCCGAGTTAACACCAAACCCATTTGAGCCATTGGGTAATTTCTTTACCTACCCATTTGTTATCGCTGCCGGTAAAGATGCCCCTTACGACGATATTGATGGCTTAGTAGCCTATGCTAAAGACAATGATTTGGCGCTCGGCCACTTTGGTGCACAACTCATTCCAACACGGGTAACACTGGCACTGGCCAAAGAAAAAGGCTTTGAGTTCGGCTCTGACGCGGCATTCGATGACCTGAACTGCAACACTTTAGCCTCGGGTGATGTTGATGTAATGAATACCACTTTGCAGCAAATACTCCCTTGTATAGATGACGTTAAAATCATTGCCTCCATCGGTGCAGAACGCATTCCATTGACGCCCGATGTTCCAACGGTTGCTGAGCTGGTGCCTGAGTTAAACGTCTCATTGTGGAATGGTTTGTTTGTACATAAAGACACCCCTCAGATTGCCCGCGACAAGATCATTGCCTCTGCTAAGAAAGTGATCGCTTCTGATGCGGCAAAAAAACTGGCGGCAGAAACTGGTGCACTAATCTACTGGCAGGATGCAGAAGCTTCTAACAAGCAGATTGAAGCGGACCTTGAAACACTCAAAGTGTTAGACAAAGTACTTGAAGAATAA
- a CDS encoding IclR family transcriptional regulator, with protein sequence MKTVDKAVKLLNLFSVSQPEIGLSELARMANYDKAATRRFLVALQNHQFIEQNSETKAYRLGIGFIHLAKVREATMPLEVVIQPALTRLMERTNETSHGSLMVNGNLSSIGISFPARGNRAHLELGEILPLHATASGIVFQAFSGGIKLDDLSAYTDSTTTDPDKLTQIITETRQRGYAVASGFYCNEVTGMATPYFDANGKPMGCIAVATPSSRLTNDLQQIIQNALFTEAQYITKAIGGKIPPSYQSFISSLEEHAA encoded by the coding sequence ATGAAAACGGTCGACAAGGCTGTCAAGCTGCTCAATCTATTCAGCGTTTCACAACCAGAGATTGGATTAAGCGAGCTGGCGCGAATGGCAAACTATGATAAGGCGGCGACACGACGTTTTCTGGTTGCCTTGCAAAATCATCAATTTATTGAGCAAAACTCTGAGACTAAAGCGTACCGCTTGGGCATTGGTTTTATCCATCTTGCTAAGGTTCGTGAAGCCACGATGCCTTTAGAGGTTGTTATCCAGCCGGCGCTGACGCGCTTGATGGAGCGCACCAATGAAACGTCGCACGGAAGCCTGATGGTCAATGGCAATCTGTCGAGTATTGGCATCAGCTTTCCTGCTCGTGGTAATCGTGCGCATTTAGAGTTGGGCGAGATTTTGCCACTGCATGCAACGGCTTCCGGCATTGTATTTCAGGCTTTCTCTGGTGGTATCAAACTGGACGACTTATCAGCGTACACCGATTCGACGACTACCGACCCAGATAAGCTCACCCAAATTATTACTGAGACACGCCAGCGAGGTTACGCCGTCGCCAGTGGCTTTTACTGTAATGAAGTCACGGGTATGGCAACGCCTTACTTTGATGCAAATGGCAAGCCAATGGGATGTATTGCGGTGGCGACTCCCAGCTCACGCTTGACGAATGATTTGCAGCAAATCATTCAAAATGCGCTGTTTACTGAAGCGCAATACATTACTAAAGCAATTGGTGGAAAGATTCCGCCAAGCTATCAGTCCTTTATTTCATCGTTAGAGGAGCACGCGGCATGA
- a CDS encoding HAD-IA family hydrolase: MSQAPALVLDFGGVISRTIFETHDLSEKALGVPRGTLTWPGPFAPEQDPLWQAMQNDEISERDYWLTRAKQVGELVGENWTTMQQFVQAVRGNDVMAVIRPEFLATIDAAKKAGYQLAILSNELDLFYGKDFRKQCAFLDDFDLIVDATYTEILKPDPRAYQLVTDGLGLAAEHCVFVDDQLRNIRGAEAVGMQTVHFNVMQPAASYQQALELLANEGEHHD; the protein is encoded by the coding sequence ATGAGCCAAGCCCCTGCGTTAGTTCTAGACTTTGGTGGAGTTATCTCCCGTACCATTTTTGAAACTCATGACCTGAGTGAAAAAGCCTTGGGTGTTCCTAGAGGAACGCTTACGTGGCCCGGGCCGTTTGCGCCTGAGCAAGATCCGCTGTGGCAAGCCATGCAAAATGACGAGATCAGTGAGCGGGATTACTGGCTAACACGCGCCAAACAAGTCGGCGAACTGGTCGGTGAAAACTGGACTACCATGCAGCAATTCGTGCAAGCCGTGCGGGGTAATGATGTGATGGCTGTGATTCGACCTGAGTTTTTAGCCACGATCGATGCAGCTAAAAAAGCCGGCTATCAACTGGCTATTTTATCCAATGAGCTGGATTTGTTTTACGGGAAGGATTTTAGAAAACAGTGCGCTTTTCTGGATGACTTCGACCTCATTGTCGATGCCACGTATACCGAAATTCTGAAACCTGATCCTCGCGCTTATCAATTAGTGACCGATGGTTTAGGCCTTGCGGCAGAGCACTGTGTGTTTGTCGATGACCAATTACGCAATATCCGTGGCGCTGAAGCCGTGGGTATGCAAACCGTACATTTTAACGTAATGCAACCAGCCGCGAGCTATCAACAGGCGCTTGAGCTGCTGGCTAATGAAGGAGAGCACCATGACTAA
- a CDS encoding aspartate aminotransferase family protein produces MTNLPEATGFEHLTGHDQSFWHPMTHPADALANPARIFVKAEGVEITDNTGHTVLDAVGGLWNVNLGYSCEPVKKAISDQLQQMPYYSSFRGTTTAPVLELASSLKEWFAEDGMTRSFFTSGGSDSVETCLRLARQYHKVRGDKDRYKFIGLKKGYHGTHFGGASVNGNSNFRRNYEPLMPGTYHIPAPWTYRNPFNTTDPVEIAKLCAALLEEEIKFQGADTVAAFIMEPVLGAGGVIVPHETFMPMVREICDRHGVLLIADEVITAFGRTGSWSGSRHWGVKPDLMATAKAISNAYFPVGAVMINDKVAEAFESNKDAMGAIGHGYTYSGHPVGCAAAVATLAETKRLNVAANAAARGEELQSGLKALMAKHNKVGDARGVGLMGCLEMVADRESKSPLDKGSMEAVADAAYEDGVIVRTSGNNIIVSPPLIITSSDVQRILNALDTGLSTIKA; encoded by the coding sequence ATGACTAATCTACCTGAAGCAACAGGTTTCGAGCACTTGACCGGACACGACCAGTCCTTCTGGCACCCAATGACTCACCCTGCGGATGCATTGGCTAATCCTGCGCGGATTTTTGTGAAAGCAGAAGGCGTCGAGATAACCGATAACACCGGACATACTGTGTTGGATGCAGTGGGGGGCTTGTGGAATGTGAACTTGGGCTACTCCTGTGAGCCCGTGAAAAAGGCGATCAGCGATCAGCTGCAACAGATGCCTTACTACTCCTCCTTTCGTGGTACGACAACCGCACCTGTGCTTGAGTTGGCCAGCAGTTTGAAAGAATGGTTTGCAGAAGATGGAATGACTCGTTCGTTCTTCACCTCAGGTGGTTCTGATTCGGTTGAGACTTGCCTGCGACTGGCGCGTCAGTATCATAAAGTCCGTGGCGATAAAGACCGTTACAAATTTATCGGTTTGAAAAAAGGCTACCACGGGACTCATTTTGGCGGCGCATCGGTCAACGGCAACTCTAACTTCCGTCGAAACTACGAGCCGCTGATGCCAGGTACTTATCACATTCCTGCCCCGTGGACTTACCGTAACCCGTTCAATACGACAGACCCTGTTGAGATTGCCAAGCTGTGTGCTGCCTTGCTGGAAGAAGAGATTAAATTCCAGGGCGCGGATACCGTTGCTGCGTTCATTATGGAGCCAGTGCTAGGTGCCGGTGGCGTTATCGTGCCGCATGAAACCTTTATGCCGATGGTGCGTGAAATTTGTGATCGCCACGGTGTATTGCTAATTGCCGATGAGGTGATCACTGCGTTTGGCCGTACTGGTTCTTGGTCTGGCTCTCGTCATTGGGGTGTTAAACCTGATTTGATGGCGACTGCAAAAGCAATCAGTAACGCTTATTTCCCAGTTGGCGCAGTCATGATTAATGACAAAGTGGCTGAAGCCTTTGAGTCTAACAAAGACGCAATGGGCGCTATCGGACACGGTTACACCTATTCAGGGCATCCTGTGGGTTGTGCTGCGGCTGTCGCTACCTTGGCAGAGACTAAGCGCTTGAACGTGGCTGCAAACGCCGCTGCGCGGGGTGAAGAGCTGCAGTCTGGTTTGAAAGCATTGATGGCAAAGCATAACAAAGTGGGTGATGCGCGTGGTGTCGGCCTAATGGGGTGCTTGGAGATGGTTGCTGACCGTGAGAGCAAATCACCTCTGGATAAAGGTTCAATGGAAGCGGTTGCCGACGCGGCTTATGAAGATGGCGTGATTGTTAGAACCTCGGGGAATAATATTATTGTTTCTCCGCCATTAATTATTACGAGCAGCGATGTGCAACGCATCTTAAACGCGCTTGATACCGGCTTGAGTACTATTAAGGCTTAA
- a CDS encoding Uma2 family endonuclease, with protein sequence MKLANSLFNHLSNSPCQVFQSDMKVAIDALDDTRYYYPDVQVSCEEEHDDYVNRSPCLIIEVLSGRHGAA encoded by the coding sequence ATGAAGCTGGCTAACAGTCTATTCAATCATCTAAGCAATAGTCCTTGTCAGGTATTTCAGTCTGATATGAAGGTCGCGATCGATGCTTTGGATGACACCCGCTATTACTATCCTGATGTGCAGGTTAGCTGCGAAGAAGAACACGACGATTATGTAAACCGGTCGCCATGCCTGATTATTGAGGTCTTATCGGGTCGCCATGGTGCCGCCTAA
- the hpaR gene encoding homoprotocatechuate degradation operon regulator HpaR, translating to MSLLIARESVMKKFIPYLREHKLSPQQWRVLRALFDSEGVEMTDLSKICFLLLPSLSRIIQNLESRDIVLRSKSPIDQRRSIISLTAYGKELVEQMAPESEARYAHITDKFGYEKLELLYGLLDELVEKLEESEEDKS from the coding sequence ATGTCCTTACTGATAGCTCGAGAGTCGGTGATGAAAAAATTCATACCTTATTTGCGTGAGCATAAACTTTCACCACAACAATGGCGTGTACTTCGTGCATTGTTTGATAGTGAAGGTGTTGAAATGACTGACCTTTCAAAAATATGTTTTCTACTGCTGCCTAGTCTTTCAAGAATCATTCAAAACTTAGAGTCGCGCGACATTGTACTAAGAAGCAAAAGTCCAATAGATCAACGCCGTTCAATTATCAGTCTGACTGCATACGGAAAGGAGCTGGTAGAGCAAATGGCCCCAGAATCTGAAGCGCGCTATGCACATATCACTGACAAATTCGGTTACGAAAAACTAGAGTTACTTTACGGACTATTAGACGAGTTAGTTGAGAAGTTAGAAGAGAGTGAAGAAGATAAATCGTAA
- the hpaE gene encoding 5-carboxymethyl-2-hydroxymuconate semialdehyde dehydrogenase: MSTLDKNLEKLDGYLARFKETGILNRINGVDQSGSAGVFQSISPVDKSLICDVTRGTEADVDLAAQAAADAFPAWRDMKALDRKQILHNIADGIEARAEEIALCECWDTGQTIRFMAKAAIRGAENFRFFADKVESARDGQHLQSPTLMNLTTRKPIGPVGVITPWNTPFMLSTWKIAPALAAGCTVVHKPAEDSPLSARILVEIAEAAGLPKGVLNTVNGYGHDAGKRLTEHPLIKAIAFVGESRTGSIITKQGADTLKRMHLELGGKNPVIVFEDADLDRALDAVLFMIYSINGERCTSSSRLLIQESVREAFEAKLIERVNNIKVGHPLNPETEIGPLVTEEHYNKVCSYFDIAKEDGATVAAGGVKLGDAGYFIRPTLFTHANNQMRIAREEIFGPVLTSIPFSTEEEALAIANDSPYGLAGYVWTNDLTRALRFTDQLETGMIWVNSENVRHLPSPFGGVKSSGIGRDGGDWSFEFYMEQKHIGIALGHHKIMRLGA; the protein is encoded by the coding sequence ATGAGTACGCTGGATAAGAACTTAGAGAAGCTGGATGGTTATCTCGCTCGTTTTAAAGAAACCGGTATCCTGAATAGAATTAATGGTGTTGATCAATCTGGATCAGCAGGGGTATTTCAATCGATTAGCCCAGTAGATAAGAGCCTGATATGCGATGTCACTCGTGGCACTGAAGCTGACGTTGACCTTGCTGCTCAAGCGGCTGCCGATGCTTTTCCAGCATGGCGAGATATGAAGGCGCTAGATAGAAAGCAAATCCTTCACAATATTGCAGATGGTATTGAAGCTCGCGCCGAAGAGATTGCACTTTGTGAGTGCTGGGACACTGGTCAAACTATTCGCTTTATGGCAAAAGCTGCGATACGTGGCGCTGAAAACTTCAGGTTCTTTGCGGACAAAGTGGAGTCAGCTCGCGACGGTCAACACCTTCAATCGCCTACGTTGATGAACTTGACTACCCGCAAGCCCATTGGCCCTGTTGGAGTTATCACGCCGTGGAATACCCCCTTTATGCTATCAACCTGGAAGATTGCTCCCGCACTTGCAGCAGGTTGTACCGTAGTACACAAGCCAGCTGAAGACTCTCCGCTGAGCGCACGCATTCTGGTTGAAATCGCTGAAGCAGCAGGCTTACCTAAAGGTGTTCTCAATACAGTTAATGGTTACGGCCATGATGCAGGTAAGCGCCTGACTGAACATCCTTTAATAAAGGCAATTGCTTTTGTTGGTGAAAGCCGCACCGGAAGTATTATCACAAAGCAGGGCGCTGATACGCTAAAACGCATGCACTTAGAGTTGGGTGGTAAAAACCCAGTCATCGTATTTGAAGATGCTGACCTTGATCGTGCATTAGATGCCGTGTTGTTTATGATCTATTCGATCAATGGCGAGCGTTGCACCTCATCGTCACGCTTGTTGATACAAGAGTCTGTGCGTGAAGCGTTCGAAGCAAAACTTATCGAGCGCGTGAATAACATCAAAGTTGGCCACCCGCTTAATCCTGAAACGGAGATCGGCCCGCTGGTGACAGAAGAGCATTACAACAAAGTGTGTAGCTATTTTGACATCGCAAAAGAAGACGGTGCGACGGTTGCGGCTGGTGGCGTGAAGTTGGGCGACGCAGGGTATTTCATCAGACCAACGCTATTCACGCATGCCAATAACCAAATGCGCATTGCCCGGGAAGAAATATTTGGCCCGGTGTTAACCTCCATTCCATTTTCAACCGAAGAAGAAGCGCTGGCGATTGCTAATGACAGCCCTTATGGCTTAGCAGGCTACGTGTGGACTAATGATTTGACGCGTGCTTTGCGATTCACCGATCAGCTCGAAACCGGCATGATTTGGGTGAACAGTGAAAACGTGCGTCATTTGCCATCGCCGTTTGGTGGGGTTAAATCCTCGGGTATTGGTCGGGACGGTGGTGATTGGTCATTTGAGTTCTACATGGAGCAAAAGCACATCGGTATTGCCCTTGGCCACCACAAAATTATGCGGTTAGGTGCCTAA
- a CDS encoding NAD-dependent succinate-semialdehyde dehydrogenase encodes MFDLKDKSLLREAALVGTRWVAATEDSRIEVTEPATNTVIGYVPKLGADETREAIETAEAMRHGWAKRTAKERSNTLNEWYRLIMDNQDDLAAILTAEQGKPLAESKAEIAYGASFIEWFADECRRAYGDITPGHAADKRIITIKQPIGVVAAITPWNFPCAMITRKVGPALAAGCSVVLKPASQTPFSAIALAVLAERAGIPAGLFSVLTGSASAIGAEMTSNPIVQKLTFTGSTEIGSLLYAQCAPTIKKLGLELGGNAPFIVFDDADIDAAVEGAIVAKFRNNGQTCVCANRIYIQAGVYDAFAEKLSARLATLSVGNGFDEGTVFGPLIDQAAVEKVQEHVNDAKAKGAHVLLGGNPHALGGTFFEPTILTGVTAEMAVAGEETFGPIAPLFKFDTEAEVIKAANDTEFGLASYFYTRDLARTWRVSEALDSGMVGVNTGLISTAEAPFGGVKMSGIGREGSRHGLDDFFELKYICMGGINDADEE; translated from the coding sequence ATGTTTGATCTAAAGGATAAAAGCTTACTCCGTGAAGCAGCGCTAGTCGGTACTCGATGGGTCGCTGCCACAGAGGACTCGCGCATTGAGGTCACTGAACCGGCCACTAATACAGTGATTGGATATGTGCCTAAATTAGGCGCAGATGAGACGCGTGAAGCAATCGAAACGGCTGAGGCGATGCGTCACGGCTGGGCGAAGCGTACGGCTAAGGAGCGCAGCAACACTCTTAATGAGTGGTATCGCCTGATTATGGACAATCAGGATGATCTTGCGGCCATCCTGACCGCAGAGCAAGGTAAGCCACTGGCCGAAAGCAAAGCGGAAATCGCTTATGGTGCAAGCTTTATTGAATGGTTTGCTGACGAATGCCGTCGGGCTTATGGCGATATTACGCCTGGCCATGCAGCGGATAAGCGCATTATTACGATCAAGCAGCCCATCGGTGTTGTCGCAGCGATTACCCCATGGAATTTTCCCTGCGCGATGATCACGCGAAAAGTGGGGCCAGCACTGGCCGCAGGCTGTTCGGTGGTATTAAAACCGGCTTCGCAAACACCTTTCTCCGCTATTGCACTCGCAGTTTTAGCCGAGCGTGCGGGTATTCCTGCTGGATTGTTTTCAGTGCTGACAGGGTCTGCTTCAGCGATAGGTGCTGAAATGACGAGTAACCCAATCGTTCAAAAGTTGACGTTTACCGGCTCGACTGAGATTGGCTCGCTACTCTATGCGCAATGCGCGCCGACCATTAAAAAGCTGGGACTTGAGTTGGGCGGTAATGCTCCGTTTATTGTTTTCGATGATGCTGATATTGATGCAGCGGTTGAAGGCGCGATCGTGGCTAAGTTTCGTAACAATGGTCAAACCTGCGTATGCGCCAACCGGATCTATATACAAGCGGGTGTCTATGATGCATTTGCTGAAAAGCTCTCTGCTCGCTTGGCGACACTGTCGGTTGGAAATGGTTTTGATGAAGGCACTGTGTTTGGGCCATTGATCGATCAGGCGGCTGTTGAGAAAGTTCAGGAGCACGTGAATGATGCGAAAGCGAAAGGCGCTCATGTGTTGCTTGGTGGCAATCCACATGCGTTGGGCGGTACGTTCTTCGAACCGACCATTCTGACGGGTGTAACGGCAGAAATGGCTGTTGCTGGCGAGGAGACTTTTGGCCCTATCGCCCCGTTGTTTAAATTTGATACCGAAGCCGAAGTGATTAAAGCGGCAAATGACACCGAGTTTGGCCTTGCCTCGTACTTTTATACCCGTGACCTTGCACGTACCTGGCGTGTGAGTGAAGCACTGGATTCTGGCATGGTGGGCGTCAATACCGGCTTGATTTCAACCGCTGAGGCGCCGTTTGGTGGCGTCAAGATGTCGGGTATTGGCCGTGAAGGCTCACGTCATGGGCTTGATGACTTTTTTGAACTGAAATACATCTGTATGGGCGGCATCAATGACGCCGATGAGGAATAA
- a CDS encoding fumarylacetoacetate hydrolase family protein — MKYATYTANGNTFYGAINDEGAIALSPEFPQWPTLYDVIVADGLNELATAAANKAVTHTEFDYEMVMPNAPRILCVGVNFPDRNAEYKDGQEQPKFMSLFPRFASGFTGHNRNLVRPPENHTLDYEGEVAIVIGKGGRRIQQADAYDHIAALTLCNEGTIRDWVRHAKFNVTQGKNWDKSGAIGPWLVPFTDAAQIDDARIITRVNGEVRQDDVLSRMMFPIRKEIEYISTFMTLKPGDIIVTGTPTGAGARLDPPQYLKPGDRVEIDVEGIGILSNGIEDEIVSKK; from the coding sequence ATGAAATACGCAACTTACACAGCCAATGGAAACACGTTCTACGGCGCAATTAACGATGAAGGTGCGATTGCACTGTCGCCAGAATTTCCGCAATGGCCGACCTTATATGATGTCATCGTGGCTGATGGGCTTAACGAACTCGCGACTGCGGCTGCGAACAAAGCGGTCACGCATACCGAATTCGATTATGAAATGGTCATGCCTAATGCCCCTCGCATTTTATGTGTTGGTGTGAACTTCCCAGACCGCAATGCTGAATACAAAGATGGACAAGAGCAGCCAAAATTCATGTCGCTGTTTCCACGCTTTGCCAGTGGTTTCACAGGCCATAATCGCAACTTGGTTAGACCACCTGAAAACCACACGCTGGATTACGAAGGTGAAGTCGCGATTGTGATTGGTAAAGGTGGTCGCCGCATCCAACAAGCGGATGCTTACGATCATATTGCGGCGTTAACACTCTGCAACGAAGGCACGATTCGGGACTGGGTACGCCACGCTAAATTTAATGTGACTCAAGGTAAAAACTGGGATAAATCAGGCGCTATTGGTCCTTGGCTGGTGCCTTTTACCGATGCTGCACAGATTGATGATGCAAGAATCATTACACGAGTAAATGGTGAGGTCCGTCAGGACGATGTGCTGTCTCGCATGATGTTCCCTATTCGTAAAGAGATTGAATACATTTCGACGTTTATGACGTTAAAACCAGGCGACATTATTGTTACCGGCACACCAACAGGTGCAGGTGCTCGTTTAGATCCACCGCAATACCTCAAGCCCGGCGACCGAGTTGAAATAGACGTTGAAGGGATCGGTATATTGAGTAATGGAATCGAAGACGAAATCGTTTCAAAGAAGTAA
- a CDS encoding TRAP transporter substrate-binding protein encodes MKNFLNKFIISTATAATVSLCTLGSVAYADTTLALSSWLPPRHPIVAGAIKPWAKEIKKVTDGRVTVRVLAKPMGAPPAHYDMAQKGIADITYGLHSFTTDDRFVRSRIGQFSFLANDAVSGSKAFWEVYGNQLEAQKEHEGTKLLGLFIHGPGELHNNKHEIKSTDDLAGLKLRVPGGYVSELMANLGSTTLFMSTGEVYEKLTRGVIDGVTFPMDVLHAFKLSKNVKHTMIVPGGLYNTSWFLAMNEDKWNEISKEDQAAIEALSGAAFAERVGKAWDEADAKGIAAGKKDKVNVYDTPSSVLEAIKANANTLESEWVESIKADGYDGKAALEKFRALTAVVY; translated from the coding sequence ATGAAAAACTTTTTAAATAAGTTCATCATTTCGACAGCGACTGCCGCGACAGTATCGTTGTGTACGCTCGGCTCAGTAGCCTATGCAGATACTACTCTTGCATTATCAAGTTGGCTTCCACCTCGCCATCCTATTGTTGCTGGTGCGATTAAGCCTTGGGCTAAAGAAATTAAGAAAGTGACTGACGGTCGAGTAACTGTACGTGTTCTAGCTAAACCAATGGGTGCTCCACCGGCTCATTATGATATGGCACAAAAGGGGATTGCGGATATCACCTACGGCCTACACAGTTTTACAACTGATGACCGTTTTGTTCGCTCTCGTATCGGCCAATTTTCTTTTCTGGCAAATGATGCGGTGAGTGGTTCAAAAGCTTTTTGGGAAGTCTATGGCAACCAATTAGAGGCTCAAAAAGAGCATGAAGGAACGAAACTCTTAGGGCTATTTATCCATGGTCCTGGAGAGCTTCATAATAACAAGCATGAAATAAAGTCTACGGATGATCTTGCAGGTTTAAAGCTACGTGTACCTGGCGGCTATGTTTCAGAGTTGATGGCAAACCTGGGTTCGACCACCTTGTTTATGTCTACTGGTGAAGTTTATGAAAAACTGACGCGTGGCGTTATCGATGGTGTGACATTCCCTATGGATGTTCTGCATGCATTTAAACTGTCGAAAAATGTTAAGCACACCATGATAGTCCCTGGCGGTCTTTACAATACGAGCTGGTTTCTAGCGATGAATGAAGATAAGTGGAATGAAATCTCTAAAGAAGATCAAGCGGCTATAGAAGCACTTTCAGGAGCAGCCTTCGCAGAACGAGTAGGTAAGGCTTGGGATGAAGCAGATGCTAAAGGTATCGCAGCGGGTAAAAAAGATAAGGTAAACGTCTACGATACGCCATCAAGTGTGCTTGAAGCGATTAAAGCGAATGCTAACACGCTAGAGAGCGAGTGGGTCGAGTCCATCAAAGCAGATGGTTATGACGGAAAAGCTGCGCTAGAGAAGTTCCGAGCGCTTACAGCTGTCGTTTACTAA
- a CDS encoding TRAP transporter small permease yields the protein MRSVLEKTLGLAAALILFCLICVTCVDVVGRYFFDSPLAGAFELTEVMLAALVFAAFPLATERREHVEVDLLGMKLGPAANRVLSVFSGAFSFALLTTFSWRLFIHAHEIAADGATTNALTIPLSPFVYIAASSALLSGLIALVRGFYPSADAVVENQDSSKAERVVK from the coding sequence ATGCGTTCAGTTCTAGAAAAAACGTTAGGTTTGGCGGCAGCATTGATTTTGTTCTGTTTGATCTGTGTTACCTGTGTAGATGTTGTGGGTCGGTACTTTTTCGATTCACCACTAGCGGGTGCTTTCGAGTTGACAGAAGTCATGTTGGCAGCACTTGTGTTTGCAGCATTCCCACTGGCCACTGAGCGTCGCGAACATGTGGAGGTCGATTTACTAGGCATGAAGCTAGGCCCTGCGGCTAATCGCGTGCTTTCAGTCTTTAGCGGAGCGTTTTCGTTTGCGTTATTGACTACATTTTCATGGCGTTTATTTATCCACGCGCATGAGATTGCGGCAGATGGGGCTACAACGAATGCTCTAACCATACCACTCTCGCCGTTTGTTTATATAGCAGCCTCAAGTGCACTCTTGAGCGGTTTAATCGCGTTAGTGCGAGGCTTTTATCCTTCGGCTGATGCCGTGGTGGAAAATCAAGATAGCAGCAAAGCTGAGAGGGTCGTTAAATGA